Proteins from a single region of Hyphomicrobiales bacterium:
- a CDS encoding SET domain-containing protein-lysine N-methyltransferase, whose translation MLLVKTILKPSAIEGLGLFAAEPIAKGTVTWRFVEGYDPLFSQADIDALPEPARSDTLKYVYLNVEAVVYVYCLDNARFMNHADDPNTGSVTTPDDSFGYDVALRDIAAGEEMTCDYREFDADIAAKMLPAPAAR comes from the coding sequence ATGCTGCTGGTCAAGACGATCCTCAAGCCGAGTGCCATCGAAGGCCTCGGCCTATTTGCCGCCGAACCGATCGCCAAGGGCACCGTGACCTGGCGCTTCGTGGAGGGTTATGATCCGCTCTTTTCGCAAGCCGACATCGACGCGTTGCCGGAGCCGGCACGCTCGGACACCCTCAAGTACGTCTACCTGAACGTCGAGGCCGTCGTTTACGTCTACTGCCTGGACAACGCGCGCTTCATGAACCACGCCGACGATCCCAACACCGGGAGCGTAACGACGCCAGACGACAGCTTCGGCTACGACGTCGCGCTTCGCGACATCGCGGCGGGAGAGGAAATGACCTGCGACTATCGCGAGTTCGACGCCGATATCGCGGCCAAGATGCTGCCCGCCCCGGCGGCCCGCTGA
- a CDS encoding SET domain-containing protein-lysine N-methyltransferase, whose amino-acid sequence MPTLSHSFLAPSCEVRHVEDKGGHAVYATAAITEGALLVVWSGTLVDGATLATLPRRVRSHSLQVEDDHYLVSLTDREPADYVNHSCNPNTGLSGQITLVALRDIAPGEEITYDYAMSDGSSYDEFPCGCGAAECRGRVSGEDWRRADLQARYGQHFSPYILRRIAAVPAADISPVIEVAAGAMAQAGSLVGADGYHYPPRMDEGRLMPLRARRVRRLGQPRAT is encoded by the coding sequence GTGCCAACGCTGAGCCACTCTTTTCTCGCACCGTCGTGCGAGGTCAGACATGTCGAGGACAAGGGCGGGCATGCGGTCTATGCCACCGCCGCGATCACCGAGGGCGCGCTGCTCGTCGTCTGGAGCGGGACCCTGGTCGACGGGGCGACGCTCGCAACCCTTCCGCGACGGGTCCGCAGCCATTCACTCCAGGTCGAGGACGACCATTATCTGGTCTCGCTCACCGACCGCGAGCCCGCGGACTACGTCAATCACAGCTGCAATCCCAATACCGGGCTCTCGGGCCAGATCACGCTGGTTGCGCTACGCGACATCGCGCCCGGCGAGGAAATCACTTACGACTATGCCATGAGCGACGGATCGTCCTACGACGAGTTCCCGTGCGGCTGCGGCGCGGCCGAGTGCCGGGGGCGCGTTTCGGGTGAGGACTGGCGCCGCGCGGACCTGCAGGCGCGCTACGGCCAGCATTTTTCCCCCTATATTCTGCGGCGGATCGCCGCCGTGCCGGCGGCTGATATTTCTCCGGTGATCGAAGTCGCGGCCGGGGCGATGGCGCAAGCCGGCTCCCTGGTCGGGGCCGATGGCTATCATTATCCTCCGCGCATGGACGAGGGCAGGCTCATGCCCCTGCGTGCGCGGCGGGTGCGGCGCCTCGGTCAGCCGCGCGCCACGTGA
- a CDS encoding methyltransferase domain-containing protein, whose product MASRTKRGRSREGGMSADGDIEYTPEFIALLETTWGDGFLSPGGPAEVREVVQGLALEGSTVLDVGTGLGGPAMVLVRDRGVAQVTGIDVEAPVLAGARARIAAAGLDQRISLRQVAPGPLDFAASSFDVVFSKDTLVHIPDKPAFFREVLRVVRPGGWFAASNWFRSDAPFSPEMALYCDHGPLKFALATLEEGASALAGAGFTEVAARDRTDWFARETAREAAWAEGEGRAALIEAVGREASEAWIARTRLRAVIAAQGQLRPGHLRGRKPLAG is encoded by the coding sequence ATGGCTTCACGAACGAAGCGTGGGAGATCCCGGGAGGGTGGCATGAGCGCTGATGGCGACATCGAGTATACGCCCGAGTTCATCGCGCTGCTCGAGACCACGTGGGGGGATGGGTTCCTTTCGCCCGGTGGACCGGCGGAGGTGCGGGAGGTGGTGCAAGGTCTCGCGCTTGAGGGCAGTACGGTGCTCGACGTCGGCACCGGGCTCGGCGGACCGGCCATGGTTCTGGTGCGGGACCGGGGGGTGGCGCAGGTGACGGGCATCGATGTGGAGGCCCCCGTTCTGGCCGGCGCCAGGGCCCGGATCGCGGCCGCCGGGCTCGATCAGCGCATCTCGCTGCGTCAGGTTGCCCCCGGACCTCTCGACTTTGCAGCCTCCTCCTTCGACGTCGTCTTCAGCAAGGACACGCTCGTCCATATCCCCGACAAGCCGGCGTTCTTTCGCGAAGTGCTGAGGGTGGTGCGGCCGGGTGGCTGGTTCGCGGCAAGCAACTGGTTCCGCTCCGATGCACCGTTTTCGCCGGAAATGGCGCTCTATTGCGATCACGGCCCCCTCAAATTCGCGCTCGCGACACTGGAGGAAGGCGCAAGTGCGCTCGCTGGCGCCGGCTTCACCGAAGTCGCCGCGCGGGACCGGACGGACTGGTTCGCCCGTGAGACCGCACGGGAGGCCGCCTGGGCGGAGGGGGAGGGGCGCGCCGCGCTGATCGAGGCGGTCGGGCGGGAGGCGAGTGAAGCGTGGATCGCGCGCACGCGTCTCCGGGCCGTCATCGCGGCGCAGGGCCAGTTGCGGCCGGGGCACCTCAGGGGACGAAAGCCGCTGGCGGGATGA
- a CDS encoding EamA family transporter → MQKTTLRSLEEQRNEPLAISLMLLAVLLFALLDSSVKFIGSSLGVPIAMIMWLRFAGHVALNTAYLGTHGSMLRPNKPLIQFLRSCCMLGATAFNFAAVQYLQLDQSITIFFLTPLIVASLAGPFLGEWVGWRRLLAILVGFAGVIVVMRPGFGGIHWAVLLSFGATLSYALYSLATRYLAAHDPIETTLFWTPMVGVVATAPFAYASWEWSADPFTWAMLAALGVFGFLGHLMHVKAHRLAPAPVLSPFTYSSLIWMVILGYLLFGDLPDAWTLTGGAIVIGSGLYLFYRERQTAMARARGTAHSAP, encoded by the coding sequence ATGCAAAAGACCACCCTTCGCTCGCTGGAAGAGCAGCGCAACGAACCGCTCGCGATCTCGCTCATGCTGCTGGCCGTCTTGCTGTTCGCGCTGCTCGATTCGAGCGTGAAGTTCATCGGCTCCAGTCTCGGGGTACCGATCGCGATGATCATGTGGCTGAGGTTCGCGGGCCACGTCGCCCTCAATACCGCCTACCTCGGAACGCACGGCTCCATGCTGCGGCCGAACAAGCCACTCATCCAATTCCTGCGCTCGTGCTGCATGCTGGGGGCGACGGCCTTCAACTTCGCGGCCGTTCAGTATCTCCAGCTCGACCAGTCGATCACCATCTTCTTCCTGACGCCGCTCATCGTCGCGAGCCTTGCCGGCCCGTTCCTCGGCGAATGGGTCGGCTGGCGGCGACTGCTCGCCATCCTGGTCGGTTTCGCAGGTGTGATCGTGGTGATGCGGCCCGGATTCGGCGGCATTCATTGGGCGGTGCTGCTCTCGTTCGGAGCGACACTCTCCTACGCGCTCTATTCACTCGCCACGCGATATCTCGCGGCCCACGACCCGATCGAGACGACGCTCTTTTGGACCCCGATGGTGGGCGTGGTCGCAACCGCACCCTTCGCCTATGCGAGCTGGGAATGGTCCGCCGATCCCTTCACCTGGGCTATGCTCGCCGCGCTCGGCGTCTTCGGCTTCCTCGGCCATCTGATGCATGTCAAGGCGCACCGCCTCGCGCCGGCCCCGGTGCTCTCGCCGTTCACCTATTCGAGCCTCATCTGGATGGTGATCCTCGGCTATCTTCTGTTCGGCGACCTGCCGGACGCCTGGACGCTCACGGGCGGCGCAATCGTCATCGGCTCGGGGCTCTATCTCTTCTATCGCGAGCGCCAGACCGCGATGGCCCGTGCCCGCGGCACCGCTCACTCGGCGCCGTAG
- the tgt gene encoding tRNA guanosine(34) transglycosylase Tgt, with amino-acid sequence MTASFSFQLEARSGGARTGRITTPRGLIRTPAFMPVGTAGTVKALYVDQVKGAGADVILGNTYHLMLRPTAERVARLGGLHAFMRWEGPILTDSGGFQVMSLAKLRKLDADGVTFQSHIDGSRHRLTPERSIEIQCLLGSDIQMQLDECVAYPASEAEAERAMELSLAWAARSKAAFHSLSKPGQALFGIVQGGVHPHLRRRSAEALVAMDFPGYSVGGLAVGESQDVMLATLEATTPLLPEHKPRYLMGVGTPVDLVEAVARGVDMFDCVMPTRSGRHGQAFTWAGRLNLKNAAHMDDPAPLDPESACPAARNYSRAYLHHLVRCGEYLAAMLLSWNNIAFYQELMAAMRLAIAEDRFEELRRDVRRRYGAE; translated from the coding sequence ATGACCGCCAGCTTTTCCTTCCAGCTCGAGGCGCGCTCCGGCGGCGCGCGCACCGGGCGCATCACGACGCCGCGTGGGCTGATCCGCACGCCTGCCTTCATGCCGGTCGGCACGGCCGGTACCGTCAAGGCGCTCTATGTGGACCAGGTGAAGGGGGCCGGTGCCGACGTCATCCTCGGCAACACCTACCACTTGATGCTGCGCCCGACGGCCGAGCGCGTCGCGCGGCTCGGTGGCCTGCACGCCTTCATGCGCTGGGAGGGGCCGATATTGACGGACTCGGGCGGCTTTCAGGTGATGTCGCTCGCCAAGTTGCGAAAGCTCGATGCCGACGGCGTCACCTTCCAGTCGCACATCGACGGCTCGCGCCATCGCCTGACGCCCGAGCGCTCGATCGAAATCCAGTGCCTGCTCGGCTCGGATATCCAGATGCAGCTCGACGAGTGCGTCGCTTATCCCGCGAGCGAAGCGGAGGCCGAGCGGGCGATGGAACTCTCGCTCGCCTGGGCGGCGCGCTCGAAGGCAGCGTTCCACTCCCTTTCCAAGCCGGGCCAGGCGCTCTTCGGCATCGTCCAGGGGGGCGTCCATCCGCACCTGCGCCGACGTTCGGCCGAGGCACTCGTTGCGATGGACTTTCCAGGCTATTCGGTGGGGGGGCTCGCGGTCGGGGAGAGCCAGGACGTGATGCTCGCGACCCTCGAGGCGACGACACCGCTGCTGCCGGAGCATAAACCGCGCTATCTGATGGGCGTCGGCACACCGGTCGACCTCGTCGAGGCGGTGGCGCGCGGTGTCGACATGTTCGATTGTGTGATGCCGACGCGCTCGGGTCGCCACGGTCAGGCCTTCACTTGGGCCGGCCGGCTCAACCTCAAGAACGCGGCACACATGGACGATCCGGCCCCGCTCGATCCCGAGAGCGCGTGCCCGGCCGCACGCAACTATTCCCGCGCCTACCTGCACCATCTGGTGCGCTGTGGAGAATATCTCGCGGCGATGCTGCTCTCCTGGAACAACATAGCGTTCTATCAGGAGCTGATGGCCGCCATGCGCCTTGCCATCGCCGAGGATCGCTTCGAGGAGCTGCGCCGCGACGTGCGACGACGCTACGGCGCCGAGTGA
- the queA gene encoding tRNA preQ1(34) S-adenosylmethionine ribosyltransferase-isomerase QueA, translating into MHIDQFDFDLPPELIALAPAEPRDGARLLAIPATGPFADRTVRDLPDLLAPGDLLVMNDTRVIPAALEGVRQRPGAPSVAITCNLHKRVDAARWRAFARPGKRLAVSDRVDFGAPQCGDGGEALSAVVEEKGEAGEIVLCFAAEGAELDAAIARVGVMPLPPYIASRRPAGPGDATNYQTIYATHDGAVAAPTAGLHFTPELMSRLAERGIGRTFVTLHVGAGTFLPVKSERIEEHRMHAEWGSIGQETVAAIAETRARGGRVVAVGTTSLRLLESAAGEDGAVRPFAGETAIFITPGYRFRATDLLMTNFHLPRSTLFMLVAAAAGLERMRAAYAHAIAGRYRFYSYGDASLIEIAGRTATRETIR; encoded by the coding sequence ATGCACATCGACCAGTTCGATTTCGACCTGCCGCCGGAACTCATCGCGCTCGCGCCCGCCGAGCCGCGCGACGGCGCGCGCCTGCTCGCCATCCCTGCCACAGGCCCCTTCGCCGACCGGACCGTGCGCGATTTGCCGGACCTCCTCGCGCCGGGCGACCTCCTCGTCATGAACGACACGCGGGTCATTCCGGCCGCCCTCGAGGGCGTGCGCCAGAGGCCCGGGGCGCCGTCCGTCGCCATCACCTGCAACCTCCACAAGCGGGTCGATGCGGCGCGCTGGCGCGCCTTCGCGCGGCCGGGCAAGCGGCTCGCGGTAAGTGACCGCGTCGACTTCGGCGCGCCACAATGTGGCGACGGGGGGGAGGCTCTCTCGGCAGTCGTGGAAGAAAAAGGAGAGGCGGGCGAGATCGTCCTTTGCTTTGCGGCGGAGGGGGCCGAACTCGATGCCGCGATCGCACGCGTCGGGGTGATGCCGCTGCCGCCGTACATCGCGAGCCGCCGACCGGCGGGGCCCGGTGATGCCACGAACTATCAGACCATCTATGCCACCCACGATGGTGCCGTCGCCGCGCCGACCGCCGGTCTCCATTTCACACCCGAACTCATGTCGCGGCTCGCCGAACGCGGAATCGGGCGGACCTTCGTTACCCTCCACGTCGGCGCCGGGACCTTCCTGCCCGTCAAGAGCGAGCGGATCGAAGAGCACCGGATGCACGCCGAATGGGGCTCGATCGGGCAGGAAACCGTCGCGGCCATCGCCGAGACACGGGCGCGCGGTGGGCGCGTCGTTGCCGTCGGCACGACGTCGCTGCGTCTCCTCGAGAGCGCGGCGGGCGAAGATGGCGCCGTCCGCCCGTTCGCCGGCGAGACGGCGATCTTCATCACACCCGGCTATCGCTTCCGCGCCACCGACCTCCTCATGACGAATTTCCATCTCCCGCGCTCGACACTCTTCATGCTGGTTGCCGCCGCCGCTGGTCTCGAGCGCATGCGGGCTGCCTACGCCCATGCGATCGCCGGGCGCTACCGGTTCTATTCCTATGGCGATGCCAGCCTGATCGAGATCGCCGGTCGCACCGCAACCCGTGAGACGATCCGATGA
- a CDS encoding peptidylprolyl isomerase has product MADPENTLILETTKGRVVIAMRPDLAPNHVARIKELARDGFYDGIVFHRVIDGFMAQTGCPHGTGTGGSGKKLKAEFNAEPHVRGTASMARAQNPDSGDSQFFICFGDAGFLDRQYTVWGKVIEGMENVDKIKRGEPVRDPDNIITARVAADVG; this is encoded by the coding sequence ATCGCCGATCCCGAAAACACGCTGATCCTCGAGACCACCAAGGGCCGCGTCGTCATCGCAATGCGACCGGACCTCGCGCCCAACCACGTCGCGCGCATCAAGGAGCTGGCGCGTGACGGCTTTTACGACGGCATCGTCTTTCACCGCGTGATCGACGGCTTCATGGCGCAGACCGGCTGCCCCCACGGCACCGGCACCGGCGGCTCGGGCAAGAAGCTCAAGGCCGAATTCAACGCCGAGCCGCACGTGCGCGGCACCGCCTCGATGGCGCGCGCGCAGAACCCCGATTCCGGCGACAGCCAGTTCTTCATCTGCTTCGGCGATGCCGGCTTCCTCGATCGCCAGTACACCGTCTGGGGCAAGGTGATCGAGGGCATGGAGAACGTCGACAAGATCAAGCGCGGCGAGCCGGTGCGCGATCCCGACAACATCATCACCGCGCGCGTCGCGGCGGATGTGGGGTAG